GAAAATATCCAACCGGCACATATCCATGGGCTTCCAGCTGCGCCATCTTTTTTGATGCCGTTGCCACCTGCGCATATTCGCTCGACCAATGCTCGGTCAGCTCCGCTGGGCGGTCCGATGTCAGCCAGGTCAGCTCTGACACCGCCAAAATGCCGCCGGGCTTGAGAAACGGTCGCCAGCTCTTGATCCCGTTCTCGAAACCCATGTTGTAGATTGCGCCTTCCGACCAGACAGCATCGAGAGACGCTGGCGCGAACTCCAAAGCGTCCATGGATGCAACAAGGGTCGTGATCCGTTGCGACAGCCCTTGCGCCGCAGCCTTGTCTTCCAGTTTAGTGAGGAACGCTGGCAGAAAATCCACAGCCACGATCTGTGCATCCAGAGTACGCGCCAATGTCAGTGTCGACGCACCGGACCCGCATCCAATGTCTGCAATTTTCAAGTCCTGCTTGTCTGACAGGCCTGACAAATCAATGGCGCGCAGAGTGTCTGCTTCACTGCCCGGGCCCTGTCTCAGGGCACTGCCATGCAGGTCTATCAGCAGGTCCATGTCATCCATTGGCGTACTCGTTTGATGCAGTCTCGAAGGTGGGTGTTGCGACAAACTATCATGACCACGTCCCACGGCGCATCGGTTTGGAGCCGCACCAATTCGGCATAAAAAAGCCCGGCGGCATCGCTGCCACCGGGCTCAACGCCCGAATAAAATGCCTTAACCAATGCCCAGCCGACGGGGAGGGGGGATGCTGACTGAACCGGGAGGCTGTCCGGGTGTGAACGAGATATGGGGCACAAAAACCGTGCCCACAAGTGCGACAAACAGCACATCTCGTAACGGCTGCGTGAGCCGTTAAGCCTTTGATTTTTCAGCCTTTTTTAGGAAACCTGATCAAACACCGCGCGCGTGCGTGCCACAATCTCGCCCACTTCGTCCTCGGAAACGATCAGGGGTGGCGACAGGCAGATTGTATCGCCACTGGCACGGATCATCAGGTCATGGTCGTGGAATGCCGCCTTCATGGCGTCAAAGCCACGTTTTGCCGGCGCCCCGTCAACCGGTGCGAGATCAAACGCTGCAGTCAGACCCAGCTGGCGGATGTCTTCGATCAGCGGATGACCCTTCAGGCTCATGATGGCGTCTGCCCACATGGCCTCAATTGCAGCGGTACGCTCAAACAGACCTTCGTCCCGGTACAGGTCCAGCGTGGCGAGCGCCGCAGCACAGGCAAGTGGATGTGCTGAGTACGTGTAGCCGTGGAACAGATCAATGGCGTGGTCGACGCCCGCCACACTGTCCTGGAAGGTGTCGTAAATGTCCTCGCTGACAATCACACCGGACAGGGGCACAGACGCGGACGTTACACCCTTTGCAAAGGTGATCATGTCCGGCACGACGCCAAAGCGCTCCGCCGCAAAGGCTGCGCCCAATCGTCCGTACCCGGTAATAACTTCATCGAAGATCAGCAAAATGCCGTGCTTCTTTGTGATGTCCCGTAGGCGCTGCAGATAGCCGACAGGGGGCGGCAGCACACCTGTGGAGCCCGCCATGGGCTCAACAATGACCGCTGCAATGGTGGAAGCATCATGCAGGGCGACGAGCCGCTCGAGATCATCCGCCAGATGGGCACCCCATTCAGGCTGGCCTTTGGTGAACGCCTGATGCTCACGCGAATAGGTGGCTGGCAGATGGTCGACACCGGGCAACATGGCACCGGAGAACCATTTGCGGTTCATCACCATGCCGCCGACGGAGATGCCGCCAAAGCCGGTGCCATGATAGGCGCGCTCGCGGCCGATCAACCGGGTGCGACTGCCTTCACCCTTGGCCCGGTGATAGGCCAGCGCGATTTTGAGTGCCGTGTCGTCGGCTTCTGAACCAGAGTTGCCAAAGAACACATGGTTGAGGTCACCGGGTGCGAGGGCTGCAATGCGCGAGGCCAGCTCGAATGCCTTGGGGTGTGAAAACTGAAACGACGGCGCGAAGTCGAGTTCGGCAGCGGCCTTTTGAATGGCTTCCACAATTGAAGGCCGGCAATGGCCCGCATTGGCGCACCACAGGCCTGCCGTACCGTCCAGAATGGCCCGGCCTTCCGGCGTGTAGTAATGCATGCCTTCCGCGCGGGCGACGAGGCGCGGCCGTTTCTTGAACTCGGCATTGGGCGTAAACGGCACCCAGAACGCGTCGAGGTCATTTGGCGTATTTGCGGGCCCAAGATCATCAGGTGG
The Pyruvatibacter sp. HU-CL02332 genome window above contains:
- a CDS encoding class I SAM-dependent methyltransferase, giving the protein MDDMDLLIDLHGSALRQGPGSEADTLRAIDLSGLSDKQDLKIADIGCGSGASTLTLARTLDAQIVAVDFLPAFLTKLEDKAAAQGLSQRITTLVASMDALEFAPASLDAVWSEGAIYNMGFENGIKSWRPFLKPGGILAVSELTWLTSDRPAELTEHWSSEYAQVATASKKMAQLEAHGYVPVGYFPLPQSSWLDTYYRPMQERFGDFLARHGDSVAAQSIVDAERHEISLYERYPAFVSYGFYIARKRAD
- a CDS encoding aspartate aminotransferase family protein; this translates as MTPPDDLGPANTPNDLDAFWVPFTPNAEFKKRPRLVARAEGMHYYTPEGRAILDGTAGLWCANAGHCRPSIVEAIQKAAAELDFAPSFQFSHPKAFELASRIAALAPGDLNHVFFGNSGSEADDTALKIALAYHRAKGEGSRTRLIGRERAYHGTGFGGISVGGMVMNRKWFSGAMLPGVDHLPATYSREHQAFTKGQPEWGAHLADDLERLVALHDASTIAAVIVEPMAGSTGVLPPPVGYLQRLRDITKKHGILLIFDEVITGYGRLGAAFAAERFGVVPDMITFAKGVTSASVPLSGVIVSEDIYDTFQDSVAGVDHAIDLFHGYTYSAHPLACAAALATLDLYRDEGLFERTAAIEAMWADAIMSLKGHPLIEDIRQLGLTAAFDLAPVDGAPAKRGFDAMKAAFHDHDLMIRASGDTICLSPPLIVSEDEVGEIVARTRAVFDQVS